The proteins below come from a single Gossypium raimondii isolate GPD5lz chromosome 2, ASM2569854v1, whole genome shotgun sequence genomic window:
- the LOC105788367 gene encoding cellulose synthase A catalytic subunit 3 [UDP-forming] isoform X1: protein MDATADSVAKSGKIGGQVCQICSDNVGSNADGESFVACHICAFPVCRPCYEYERKDGTQSCPQCKTKYKRHKGSPAIGGEEVEDAVANNVANNLNQTSRTQGERYKKAERTLSWDTNYSRGSDMAPPIYDKEVPLNHIPFLTNGSSVSGELSAASPARTSMASPESGIRGKAGNIRLVDPAREFGSSGFGNVAWKERIDGWKIKPEKNAVPMSVSNAPSEGRGGGDFDASTDVVMDDSILNDEARQPLSRKVSIPSSRINPYRMVIVLRLVILSIFLHYRITNPVPNAYVLWLISVICEIWFAISWILDQFPKWLPVNRETYLDRLALRYDREGEPSQLAAVDIFVSTVDPLKEPPLVTANTVLSILAVDYPVDKVSCYVSDDGAAMLTFEALSETSEFARKWVPFCKKYSIEPRAPEWYFALKIDYLKDKVQPDFVKERRAMKREYEEFKVRINGLVAKAQKVPDEGWIMQDGTPWPGNNTRDHPGMIQVFLGHSGGLDSDGNELPRLVYVSREKRPGFQHHKKAGAMNALVRVSAVLTNGPFLLNLDCDHYINSSKALREAMCFLMDPNLGKSVCYVQFPQRFDGIDKNDRYANRNTVFFDINLRGLDGIQGPVYVGTGCVFNRTALYGYEPPLKPKHKKPGLFSSCFGGSQKKSSKSSKKDSSNKKSGKHVNLTVPINNLEDIEGVEGAGFDDENSHLMSQMTLEKRFGQSAVFVASTLMENGGVPQSATPESLLKEAIHVISCGYEDKTDWGSEIGWIYGSVTEDILTGFKMHARGWRSIYCMPPRPAFKGSAPINLSDRLNQVLRWALGSVEILFSRHCPIWYGYSGRLKWLERFAYVNTTIYPITAIPLLAYCTLPAVCLLTGKFIIPQISNIASIWFISLFLSIFATGILEMRWSGVGIDEWWRNEQFWVIGGVSAHLFAVFQGLLKVLAGIDTNFTVTSKASDEDGDFAELYMFKWTTLLIPPTTLLIINLVGVVAGVSYAINSGYQSWGPLFGKLFFAFWVIIHLYPFLKGLMGRQNRMPTIVVVWAILLASIFSLLWVRIDPFTTKVTGPDVEQCGINC, encoded by the exons ATGGATGCAACAGCAGATTCAGTG GCGAAATCTGGTAAAATTGGGGGACAAGTTTGCCAGATCTGCAGTGATAATGTTGGCTCAAATGCTGATGGTGAGTCCTTTGTTGCTTGCCATATTTGTGCATTTCCTGTTTGCCGTCCATGTTATGAATACGAGCGGAAAGATGGTACCCAGTCTTGTCCTCAATGCAAGACCAAGTACAAGAGGCATAAAG GAAGCCCTGCTATTGGTGGGGAAGAAGTGGAAGATGCTGTTGCCAATAATGTAGCAAATAATTTGAATCAAACATCACGTACCCAAGGTGAGAGGTATAAGAAGGCAGAGCGAACACTGAGTTGGGATACGAATTATAGCCGAGGGTCAGACATGGCACCCCCCATCTACGACAAAGAAGTTCCTCTTAACCATATTCCTTTTCTCACCAATGGCAGCTCG GTCTCTGGGGAGCTGTCTGCTGCATCTCCTGCAAGAACCTCAATGGCCTCTCCTGAAAGTGGGATCAGGGGAAAGG CAGGTAATATTAGGTTGGTTGATCCAGCAAGAGAGTTTGGGTCATCAGGGTTTGGCAATGTAGCCTGGAAGGAGAGGATTGATGGTTGGAAGATAAAGCCAGAGAAGAATGCAGTTCCGATGAGTGTTAGTAATGCCCCTTCTGAAGGCAGGGGAGGTGGGGATTTTGATGCCAGCACTGATGTAGTTATGGATGACTCTATACT AAATGATGAAGCCCGCCAGCCTCTATCGAGGAAAGTGTCAATTCCTTCCTCTAGAATTAACCCTTATAGGATGGTCATTGTCCTGCGGCTTGTTATTCTCAGCATTTTCCTGCATTATCGTATAACAAATCCAGTTCCCAATGCCTATGTGTTGTGGTTGATATCTGTGATTTGTGAGATATGGTTTGCAATATCATGGATATTGGATCAGTTCCCTAAATGGCTTCCTGTGAACCGTGAAACATATCTTGACAGGCTGGCCTTGAG ATATGACCGAGAAGGAGAGCCATCCCAGTTGGCTGCTGTTGACATTTTTGTCAGTACTGTTGATCCTTTAAAGGAACCGCCACTTGTCACAGCCAATACCGTTCTATCCATACTTGCAGTTGACTACCCAGTCGATAAAGTTTCATGCTATGTTTCAGATGATGGAGCTGCTATGTTAACATTTGAAGCTCTATCTGAAACGTCAGAGTTTGCCAGAAAATGGGTTCCTTTCTGCAAGAAATACAGCATTGAACCACGAGCTCCAGAATGGTACTTTGCCCTAAAGATCGATTACCTAAAAGATAAGGTTCAACCTGATTTTGTCAAGGAACGGAGAGCTATGAAG AGAGAATATGAAGAGTTTAAAGTTCGCATTAATGGACTTGTCGCTAAAGCACAAAAAGTTCCTGATGAAGGATGGATCATGCAAGATGGCACTCCTTGGCCAGGAAATAACACAAGGGATCATCCAGGAATGATCCAG GTTTTCTTAGGTCATAGTGGAGGACTCGACTCTGATGGTAATGAGCTTCCACGATTAGTTTACGTGTCTCGTGAGAAACGTCCTGGATTTCAGCATCACAAAAAGGCTGGTGCTATGAATGCACTT GTTCGCGTTTCGGCAGTTCTCACCAATGGACCATTCTTGTTGAATCTTGATTGTGATCATTACATAAACAGCAGCAAGGCATTGAGAGAAGCTATGTGTTTCTTGATGGATCCCAATCTTGGAAAGTCAGTTTGTTACGTTCAGTTTCCCCAAAGATTTGATGGAATAGATAAAAATGATCGTTATGCCAACCGTAACACTGTTTTCTTCGAT ATAAATTTAAGAGGCTTGGATGGAATTCAAGGCCCTGTCTATGTGGGTACGGGGTGTGTCTTCAACAGAACAGCTCTGTATGGTTATGAACCTCCTCTCAAGCCCAAGCATAAAAAACCAGGGCTGTTTTCTTCATGCTTTGGTGGATCGCAAAAAAAGAGTTCCAAGTCAAGTAAAAAGGACTCTAGCAATAAGAAATCAGGAAAGCATGTGAATTTAACTGTGCCAATAAATAATCTAGAAGATATAGAAGGGGTAGAAG GTGCTGGATTCGATGATGAGAACTCACATCTTATGTCACAGATGACCCTAGAAAAAAGGTTCGGTCAATCAGCAGTTTTTGTTGCTTCAACACTTATGGAAAATGGTGGTGTTCCGCAGTCTGCAACTCCAGAATCCCTCCTTAAAGAAGCTATTCATGTCATTAGCTGTGGATATGAGGACAAAACCGATTGGGGAAGCGAG ATAGGATGGATCTATGGTTCAGTTACAGAAGATATTCTTACAGGATTTAAGATGCATGCTCGTGGCTGGAGATCAATCTATTGCATGCCACCGCGCCCTGCCTTTAAAGGATCCGCTCCGATTAACCTTTCAGATCGTTTGAATCAAGTGCTTCGATGGGCTTTAGGTTCAGTTGAAATTCTATTCAGTCGCCATTGCCCGATATGGTATGGGTACAGTGGAAGGTTGAAATGGCTTGAGAGGTTTGCTTATGTTAACACCACGATATACCCAATTACAGCCATTCCTCTTCTAGCCTACTGCACATTGCCTGCAGTCTGTCTGCTGACTGGAAAATTTATTATTCCACAG ATCAGTAACATTGCAAGTATCTGGTTCAtatctctctttctttccatcTTTGCCACTGGTATATTGGAGATGAGGTGGAGTGGGGTAGGGATCGATGAATGGTGGAGAAATGAACAGTTTTGGGTTATTGGAGGTGTATCCGCCCACCTGTTTGCTGTGTTCCAGGGTCTTCTAAAAGTCCTTGCTGGCATTGATACCAATTTTACTGTCACTTCAAAAGCATCTGATGAAGATGGGGATTTCGCAGAACTCTATATGTTCAAGTGGACTACCCTACTCATTCCTCCAACTACTCTCCTCATAATTAATCTTGTCGGAGTGGTTGCTGGAGTCTCCTATGCTATCAACAGTGGTTATCAATCTTGGGGCCCTCTCTTTGGGAAACTGTTCTTTGCATTTTGGGTGATCATTCATTTGTATCCATTCCTTAAGGGTCTAATGGGACGGCAAAATCGGATGCCAACCATTGTTGTTGTGTGGGCTATTCTCCTTGCTTCCATCTTCTCACTTTTATGGGTTCGGATTGATCCCTTTACTACCAAGGTGACTGGACCGGATGTCGAACAGTGTGGAATAAACTGCTAA
- the LOC105788367 gene encoding cellulose synthase A catalytic subunit 3 [UDP-forming] isoform X2: MDATADSVAKSGKIGGQVCQICSDNVGSNADGESFVACHICAFPVCRPCYEYERKDGTQSCPQCKTKYKRHKGSPAIGGEEVEDAVANNVANNLNQTSRTQGERYKKAERTLSWDTNYSRGSDMAPPIYDKEVPLNHIPFLTNGSSVSGELSAASPARTSMASPESGIRGKGNIRLVDPAREFGSSGFGNVAWKERIDGWKIKPEKNAVPMSVSNAPSEGRGGGDFDASTDVVMDDSILNDEARQPLSRKVSIPSSRINPYRMVIVLRLVILSIFLHYRITNPVPNAYVLWLISVICEIWFAISWILDQFPKWLPVNRETYLDRLALRYDREGEPSQLAAVDIFVSTVDPLKEPPLVTANTVLSILAVDYPVDKVSCYVSDDGAAMLTFEALSETSEFARKWVPFCKKYSIEPRAPEWYFALKIDYLKDKVQPDFVKERRAMKREYEEFKVRINGLVAKAQKVPDEGWIMQDGTPWPGNNTRDHPGMIQVFLGHSGGLDSDGNELPRLVYVSREKRPGFQHHKKAGAMNALVRVSAVLTNGPFLLNLDCDHYINSSKALREAMCFLMDPNLGKSVCYVQFPQRFDGIDKNDRYANRNTVFFDINLRGLDGIQGPVYVGTGCVFNRTALYGYEPPLKPKHKKPGLFSSCFGGSQKKSSKSSKKDSSNKKSGKHVNLTVPINNLEDIEGVEGAGFDDENSHLMSQMTLEKRFGQSAVFVASTLMENGGVPQSATPESLLKEAIHVISCGYEDKTDWGSEIGWIYGSVTEDILTGFKMHARGWRSIYCMPPRPAFKGSAPINLSDRLNQVLRWALGSVEILFSRHCPIWYGYSGRLKWLERFAYVNTTIYPITAIPLLAYCTLPAVCLLTGKFIIPQISNIASIWFISLFLSIFATGILEMRWSGVGIDEWWRNEQFWVIGGVSAHLFAVFQGLLKVLAGIDTNFTVTSKASDEDGDFAELYMFKWTTLLIPPTTLLIINLVGVVAGVSYAINSGYQSWGPLFGKLFFAFWVIIHLYPFLKGLMGRQNRMPTIVVVWAILLASIFSLLWVRIDPFTTKVTGPDVEQCGINC; the protein is encoded by the exons ATGGATGCAACAGCAGATTCAGTG GCGAAATCTGGTAAAATTGGGGGACAAGTTTGCCAGATCTGCAGTGATAATGTTGGCTCAAATGCTGATGGTGAGTCCTTTGTTGCTTGCCATATTTGTGCATTTCCTGTTTGCCGTCCATGTTATGAATACGAGCGGAAAGATGGTACCCAGTCTTGTCCTCAATGCAAGACCAAGTACAAGAGGCATAAAG GAAGCCCTGCTATTGGTGGGGAAGAAGTGGAAGATGCTGTTGCCAATAATGTAGCAAATAATTTGAATCAAACATCACGTACCCAAGGTGAGAGGTATAAGAAGGCAGAGCGAACACTGAGTTGGGATACGAATTATAGCCGAGGGTCAGACATGGCACCCCCCATCTACGACAAAGAAGTTCCTCTTAACCATATTCCTTTTCTCACCAATGGCAGCTCG GTCTCTGGGGAGCTGTCTGCTGCATCTCCTGCAAGAACCTCAATGGCCTCTCCTGAAAGTGGGATCAGGGGAAAGG GTAATATTAGGTTGGTTGATCCAGCAAGAGAGTTTGGGTCATCAGGGTTTGGCAATGTAGCCTGGAAGGAGAGGATTGATGGTTGGAAGATAAAGCCAGAGAAGAATGCAGTTCCGATGAGTGTTAGTAATGCCCCTTCTGAAGGCAGGGGAGGTGGGGATTTTGATGCCAGCACTGATGTAGTTATGGATGACTCTATACT AAATGATGAAGCCCGCCAGCCTCTATCGAGGAAAGTGTCAATTCCTTCCTCTAGAATTAACCCTTATAGGATGGTCATTGTCCTGCGGCTTGTTATTCTCAGCATTTTCCTGCATTATCGTATAACAAATCCAGTTCCCAATGCCTATGTGTTGTGGTTGATATCTGTGATTTGTGAGATATGGTTTGCAATATCATGGATATTGGATCAGTTCCCTAAATGGCTTCCTGTGAACCGTGAAACATATCTTGACAGGCTGGCCTTGAG ATATGACCGAGAAGGAGAGCCATCCCAGTTGGCTGCTGTTGACATTTTTGTCAGTACTGTTGATCCTTTAAAGGAACCGCCACTTGTCACAGCCAATACCGTTCTATCCATACTTGCAGTTGACTACCCAGTCGATAAAGTTTCATGCTATGTTTCAGATGATGGAGCTGCTATGTTAACATTTGAAGCTCTATCTGAAACGTCAGAGTTTGCCAGAAAATGGGTTCCTTTCTGCAAGAAATACAGCATTGAACCACGAGCTCCAGAATGGTACTTTGCCCTAAAGATCGATTACCTAAAAGATAAGGTTCAACCTGATTTTGTCAAGGAACGGAGAGCTATGAAG AGAGAATATGAAGAGTTTAAAGTTCGCATTAATGGACTTGTCGCTAAAGCACAAAAAGTTCCTGATGAAGGATGGATCATGCAAGATGGCACTCCTTGGCCAGGAAATAACACAAGGGATCATCCAGGAATGATCCAG GTTTTCTTAGGTCATAGTGGAGGACTCGACTCTGATGGTAATGAGCTTCCACGATTAGTTTACGTGTCTCGTGAGAAACGTCCTGGATTTCAGCATCACAAAAAGGCTGGTGCTATGAATGCACTT GTTCGCGTTTCGGCAGTTCTCACCAATGGACCATTCTTGTTGAATCTTGATTGTGATCATTACATAAACAGCAGCAAGGCATTGAGAGAAGCTATGTGTTTCTTGATGGATCCCAATCTTGGAAAGTCAGTTTGTTACGTTCAGTTTCCCCAAAGATTTGATGGAATAGATAAAAATGATCGTTATGCCAACCGTAACACTGTTTTCTTCGAT ATAAATTTAAGAGGCTTGGATGGAATTCAAGGCCCTGTCTATGTGGGTACGGGGTGTGTCTTCAACAGAACAGCTCTGTATGGTTATGAACCTCCTCTCAAGCCCAAGCATAAAAAACCAGGGCTGTTTTCTTCATGCTTTGGTGGATCGCAAAAAAAGAGTTCCAAGTCAAGTAAAAAGGACTCTAGCAATAAGAAATCAGGAAAGCATGTGAATTTAACTGTGCCAATAAATAATCTAGAAGATATAGAAGGGGTAGAAG GTGCTGGATTCGATGATGAGAACTCACATCTTATGTCACAGATGACCCTAGAAAAAAGGTTCGGTCAATCAGCAGTTTTTGTTGCTTCAACACTTATGGAAAATGGTGGTGTTCCGCAGTCTGCAACTCCAGAATCCCTCCTTAAAGAAGCTATTCATGTCATTAGCTGTGGATATGAGGACAAAACCGATTGGGGAAGCGAG ATAGGATGGATCTATGGTTCAGTTACAGAAGATATTCTTACAGGATTTAAGATGCATGCTCGTGGCTGGAGATCAATCTATTGCATGCCACCGCGCCCTGCCTTTAAAGGATCCGCTCCGATTAACCTTTCAGATCGTTTGAATCAAGTGCTTCGATGGGCTTTAGGTTCAGTTGAAATTCTATTCAGTCGCCATTGCCCGATATGGTATGGGTACAGTGGAAGGTTGAAATGGCTTGAGAGGTTTGCTTATGTTAACACCACGATATACCCAATTACAGCCATTCCTCTTCTAGCCTACTGCACATTGCCTGCAGTCTGTCTGCTGACTGGAAAATTTATTATTCCACAG ATCAGTAACATTGCAAGTATCTGGTTCAtatctctctttctttccatcTTTGCCACTGGTATATTGGAGATGAGGTGGAGTGGGGTAGGGATCGATGAATGGTGGAGAAATGAACAGTTTTGGGTTATTGGAGGTGTATCCGCCCACCTGTTTGCTGTGTTCCAGGGTCTTCTAAAAGTCCTTGCTGGCATTGATACCAATTTTACTGTCACTTCAAAAGCATCTGATGAAGATGGGGATTTCGCAGAACTCTATATGTTCAAGTGGACTACCCTACTCATTCCTCCAACTACTCTCCTCATAATTAATCTTGTCGGAGTGGTTGCTGGAGTCTCCTATGCTATCAACAGTGGTTATCAATCTTGGGGCCCTCTCTTTGGGAAACTGTTCTTTGCATTTTGGGTGATCATTCATTTGTATCCATTCCTTAAGGGTCTAATGGGACGGCAAAATCGGATGCCAACCATTGTTGTTGTGTGGGCTATTCTCCTTGCTTCCATCTTCTCACTTTTATGGGTTCGGATTGATCCCTTTACTACCAAGGTGACTGGACCGGATGTCGAACAGTGTGGAATAAACTGCTAA
- the LOC105789617 gene encoding uncharacterized protein LOC105789617, translating to MWREGVDVSIQSYSKHHIDSIIRFENHNNFRVTGFYEHANPNLKSSSWEMLRRVGGSVREDWAVGGDFNTTLNEVEKDSGHRKVRAQMNEFKDIMDDLALIDIKPIRGWFTWVNNRSGGSLIKKRLDRFLTSVSMIEKFPFIATSVVRQTQSDHDAILLDVWGRKPKDYPKDHRLCFRFDDC from the coding sequence ATGTGGAGGGAAGGGGTGGACGTTTCCATTCAAAGCTACTCAAAGCACCACATTGACTCCATTATTCGATTTGAGAATCATAATAATTTTCGTGTCACAGGCTTTTACGAGCATGCAAATCCAAACCTTAAAAGTAGTTCGTGGGAAATGTTAAGAAGGGTTGGAGGTTCGGTTAGAGAGGATTGGGCGGTTGGAGGAGATTTTAACACTACTCTGAATGAAGTCGAAAAAGATAGTGGTCATAGGAAGGTGAGGGCGCAAATGAATGAGTTCAAAGACATTATGGATGATTTGGCTCTTATTGACATTAAACCCATTAGAGGGTGGTTTACTTGGGTCAATAATAGGAGTGGTGGTAGCTTGATAAAGAAAAGGTTAGATAGGTTCTTAACTTCGGTTTCCATGATTGAGAAGTTTCCCTTTATAGCTACTAGTGTGGTACGTCAAACTCAATCTGACCATGATGCTATTCTTTTGGACGTGTGGGGCCGGAAGCCTAAAGATTATCCCAAAGATCATAGGTTGTGCTTCAGATTTGATGACTGTTAG